The Caldicellulosiruptor obsidiansis OB47 genome segment CCATAGCCACTCAGAGTTTTTTCTTTTGTCAACAAGATATTCTTTTATGAACTCCCATGTCTTGATGGCTGCATCTAAATATTTTTCCTCTTTTGTCTTTTGATATGCATTGAAAAATCCAACTACTGTCTCTGCCTCAACCCACCAGATTTTGCTTCTGTCAACTCTGTCCTCTACCTTCTCGTTTATAAGGCTTTTCCCATCAAATGCTTCTTGTAAAGTTACTTGCGCAACCTCTAATGTGAGCTTTTCAACCTCCTCTTTTAATTTTTCATCCCTCAAATACTTAGCAGTTTCATCCAAAAGCCAGCTTGCTTCAATGTCATGTCCATATGATACTGCCTTTATAAGTTCATTCCAGTTATCATCACAGAATACTTTAAAGTGCCCTGTGCCTTTTTTATAAATCTTCTCAACAAAGAGTCTTACAAGCCACTCAAGCGCCTCATACACATCATCAAGCTTCAAAACCTTGTAAAGGTTTGTGTAGCTCTCCAGTACATGAAGATGCGTGTTCATTGTTTTTGAGGCAATTACTCCATTTTCGCTCAAAAACCTGTTTTCTTTTTCTTGCCAGTTTCTTTCAAACTGTTCTGTGTATCCATTTTCCCTTTTGCATCTTGTCTCTAAAATCTCGAAAAGTTTTCTTGCCAAAAAAAGAGCTTCTTTATCACCGGATGCTTCATAGTACTCAGAAAGCCCGTATATACCAAAAGCTTGAACATAAACATGTTTTGTCACATCAACGGGCAAACCTTCAAGGGATACACTCCAGAAAAGTCCTTCATAGTCTTTGTCCCAAAACTTGTTTTTCAAAAATTCAAACGCATGAAAAGCCAGCTCTTTGCATTTTTCACTTTTCAGCACATTGTAACATGCTGAGAAAAACCACAGTATCCTTGAGTTTAAAATACAACCTTTTTGAGCTTTCTTGTTAATATTGAGATTAAAGTCCATATATCCATAGTAGCCGCCAAATTCGTCGTCCTTTAGACTTTGCCAAAATGGTATTATCTTTTCTTCAAGATGACTTTTTAGCTCCTTTTTAAAACTGGTAATATCCATTTTCTACCTACCTTCTCAAAAGTTTTACAAATGGGTTACTTAATCGTTCACTTTATATTTCTATATTAATTGTTTTTTTATATCCTGTCAACGGTTTTTTAAAAAGAGCTTATCCTAAGGCTAAAGCCGGACAAGCCCTTTAAAAAGGCTTATTTATATTTTTTAAAATCCTACTTGAAAAGAAAGGTCAAAACTGCTTTGAGAAGTTCCTGGAAGTTATTATCTAAAAGCCCATCTTCTCTGTGAGCAGGTGTAAGTGCAACCACTTTGCCCTTTCCAAAATTGTGCCACCATCCTGCAATTGAACTGCCGTCCTCTGATTCAGAGTAAAGATAGATGTTGGTATTGTCTTTGTCGCAAAAAACAAAATAGTGTTCATCCATAATTTCAAAATCAAATCCTCTGCCATCAAAAGCAGCTTCATGGGAAGAGTGATATCTAACAGGCTTTTGCTTATCTGGATGAAACTTAAAATACCCTCTCACAAGTTTGCAAAACTCTCCTTCTTCAGGGTATGAGGCAAGTCCTGAGTGCCATACAAAAAGCCTTCCTCCACCTTCAACATACTCTTTTATTCTCTTTTCCATCTTCTCTGTCATCCAGCACTCTATAATCTCATCCTGTGGATTTATCCTGTTTTCTGCAGAAAGTACAATCGCATCCGGGTTCTGGGAAAGAAATTGCTCAAAGTTTTCAATGGATGCATCTATTATCTCGCAACTATCTAAAGCAGCATTTGTGGCTTGCTTCAAGGCTTTGAGCAGGTTGTCATGACTGTGGTAAAAATCTCCAACCAAAGCTAAGATTCTTTTCATATTCTTACTCCCCACTTCCCCAAAAACATTTTAAAAGTTCTCTAAAAGCTCTAAGATGAATTTGAGCTTGTCGGTGCTATCCATGTAAGCATATCTTCCGCCTGTGTAATCCCCTTTTTGAACAACCTCAATTCCCTCTTTTTTAAGATTTTCAATCTTCTCATCCATGTTCTTCACAAACACACCTATATGGTGAATACCCTCGCCGTGAGTTTCCAAAAACTCTCTCCATGTAGAAGGATTCTCATCTGGCTCAATCAGCTCAATCTCTATGTTTTTGAAGTTTCTGAAAAACGCAAGTTTTGCACGGGCACATGTAGCCTTTCCTCTATACTCTGTGTGAGTTTTCTCATACTCTTCGGTTTCGATAATCTGGGGAACCTCAACTCTAAAAAATTTTGCAAAGTCTTTTGCTGTCTTTTCAATGTCTTTAACAATTATTCCTATCTGCACAACAACATCTGTTCCTAAAATTTCGTTAGCCAACTTTTGTAACCTCCTTTGAAATTGTTTACATGACAATATTGTATCTCACTTTGTTAAGTTATGGGTATACAAATTTTTGATTTGTTTTTGCACATTTTTGATAA includes the following:
- a CDS encoding ThuA domain-containing protein, giving the protein MKRILALVGDFYHSHDNLLKALKQATNAALDSCEIIDASIENFEQFLSQNPDAIVLSAENRINPQDEIIECWMTEKMEKRIKEYVEGGGRLFVWHSGLASYPEEGEFCKLVRGYFKFHPDKQKPVRYHSSHEAAFDGRGFDFEIMDEHYFVFCDKDNTNIYLYSESEDGSSIAGWWHNFGKGKVVALTPAHREDGLLDNNFQELLKAVLTFLFK
- a CDS encoding VOC family protein → MANEILGTDVVVQIGIIVKDIEKTAKDFAKFFRVEVPQIIETEEYEKTHTEYRGKATCARAKLAFFRNFKNIEIELIEPDENPSTWREFLETHGEGIHHIGVFVKNMDEKIENLKKEGIEVVQKGDYTGGRYAYMDSTDKLKFILELLENF
- a CDS encoding AGE family epimerase/isomerase produces the protein MDITSFKKELKSHLEEKIIPFWQSLKDDEFGGYYGYMDFNLNINKKAQKGCILNSRILWFFSACYNVLKSEKCKELAFHAFEFLKNKFWDKDYEGLFWSVSLEGLPVDVTKHVYVQAFGIYGLSEYYEASGDKEALFLARKLFEILETRCKRENGYTEQFERNWQEKENRFLSENGVIASKTMNTHLHVLESYTNLYKVLKLDDVYEALEWLVRLFVEKIYKKGTGHFKVFCDDNWNELIKAVSYGHDIEASWLLDETAKYLRDEKLKEEVEKLTLEVAQVTLQEAFDGKSLINEKVEDRVDRSKIWWVEAETVVGFFNAYQKTKEEKYLDAAIKTWEFIKEYLVDKRKNSEWLWKVDENLNPVQMPIVEPWKCPYHNGRMCLEIIKRVG